Within the Luteimonas sp. JM171 genome, the region TGGTGATCCTGCTGGCGGTGATCCACGTGCGCCGTCCGCTGGATTTCAGCATTTTCCCGATCGTGCTGCTGATGGCCACGATGCTGCGGCTGGCGCTGAACGTGGCCTCCACCCGGGTGATCCTGATGCGCGGCCAGGACGGCCCGGGCGCGGCGGGCCGGGTGATCGAGGCGTTTGGCGATTTCGTGGTCGGCGGCAACTTCGCCGTGGGCATCGTTGCCTTCGCCATCCTCACCATCATCAACTTCGTGGTGATCACCAAGGGCGCCGGGCGCGTCTCGGAGGTCACGGCGCGCTTCATCCTCGACGCCATGCCCGGCAAGCAGATGGCGATCGACGCCGACCTCAACGCCGGCCTGCTCAGCCGCGAGGAGGCCAAGGCCCGCCGCGACGAGGTGCGCCAGGAAGCCGACTTCTACGGCGCGATGGACGGCGCCAGCAAGTTCGTGCGCGGCGACGCGATCGCAGCCATCCTGATCATGGTGGTGACCGTGATCGGCGGCCTGGCCATCGGCATGATGCAGCACGGGATGTCGCTGTCGGAGGCGGGTTCCACCTACGTGCTGCTGACCATCGGCGACGGCCTGGTGGCCCAGATCCCGGGCCTGCTGATCTCGACCTCGGTGGCGCTGCTCATCACCCGCGCCTCCCGCTCCCAGGACATGGGCAACGCGGTGGCCGACCAGGTGTTCGGCCACCACAAGGCGCTGACCATTGCCGCCACCATCCTGCTGATCGTGGGCCTGGTGCCGGGCATGCCGAGCTTCGCGTTCCTGAGCCTGGCGGCCATCACCGGCTATGCCGCCTGGAAGATCCGCGAGCGCCAGCAGGCCGCGGAGACATCGGACAAGGCCGATGCCGCGCTGCCCGCCCCGGGCGAGGGCCCCACCGCGGAACTGGGCTGGGACGATCTGGATCCGGTGGATCCGCTGGGCCTGGAAGTCGGCTACCGCCTGATCCCGCTGGTCGACAGCGCCCAGGGCGGCGAGCTCATGGGCCGGATCAAGGCCGTGCGCCGCAAGCTCACGCAGTCCATCGGCTTCCTGATCCCGCCGGTGCACATCCGCGACAACCTCGAGCTTGCGCCCAATGCCTACACCGTGCAGGTCCACGGGGTGCCCGTGGCGCGGGCCGAGGTCCATCCCGACCGCCTGCTGGCGCTCGACCCGGGCGGCGTGATCGAGCCGCTGCAGGGCATCCCGGGCAAGGACCCCGCGTTCGGGCTGGATGCCATCTGGATCCTGCCCACCCAGCGCGTGCAGGCCGAATCGGCCGGCTACACCGTGGTCGACCCGGCCACCGTCATCGCCACCCACATCTCGCACCTGCTGCGCGAACAGGCGCCAGAGCTGCTGGGCCATGAGGAAGTGCAGCAACTGCTCTCCACCCTCGCCCGCAGCGCGCCCAAGCTGGTCGAGGAACTGACGCCCAAGGCGCTGCCGCTGGCCGTGGTGGCGCGGGTGCTGCAGAACCTGCTGGTTGAACGGGTGCCGATCCGGCAGCTGCGGCGCATCGCCGAGGCGCTGGTGGAGCATGCCGCCCACACCCAGGACCCGGCGCACCTGACCGCCGCGGTGCGTACCGCGCTGGGCCGCTTCATCGTCCAGGAAATCGCCGGCCCGGCGCCCGAACTGCCGATCTACACCCTGGCCCCCGAGCTGGAACGGGTCTTGCAGGACTCTGCGCAGGGCGGCAGTGCCGCGCTGGAGCCGGGGCTCGCCGAGCGCCTGCAGCAGAGCCTGGCCGACTGCGCCAACCAGCAGGAGGCCAGGAACGAGCCGGCGGTGGTGCTGGTGCCGGCCCAGGTCCGCGCCCCGCTGGCGCGGCTGGTGCGGCACAGCGTCCCCAACCTCTCGGTCCTGGCCTACACGGAGGTGCCGGAGGACAAGCGGCTCAAGCTGCTGGGAACCATCAATTGACGATCCGGCCAGGCGCGGATCGGGGAAAGCGGAGAAACAGCAATGCAACGGACAACACACATGCGCCAGCGCCGGAAGCGGCCCACTGATACCTGCGGGGGCCGCCGGCCATGAGGATTCGCCGCTTCGTTGCAGCCGACATGCGCAGCGCCCTGCAGATGGTGCGCGACGCCCACGGACCGGACGCCGTGATCCTCTCCAACCGCCGCACCGACGAAGGCATCGAGATCGTCGCGGCCAGCAACTACGACGAGGATTTCGTGCAGCGCGCCATCGAGGACACGCGGCGGGAAACCGTCGCCGAGGCCGCGCCGCCCGCGGCCGCGCCCGTCGCCGAAACGTCGCGCCCCCCCGCCCCGGTTTCACCTGCCACGCCTGCCACGCCGGCTCCAACCGCAGCGCCCGCCCAGGCGAATGCAGCCACCAACGGTGAAGCGCCGCGTACGGAGCTGGCGCCTTCGGAGATCTGGCTCCAATCGCTGGCCTCGCCCGGGGCTGCTGCGAGGGACGCAGACGCTCCGCCCACGACCGCCCGGCCCACTGCCAGCGCCGCGCCGGTGGAACCGGATCCCGCTCCCTCCGCGCTGGCCCAGGCAGAGGCCGGGGAACAGTGCATCGACGGCCCCACTTTCGCCGAGATCCTCGCCGCCGGCCAAAGCGAGGCCGCGGAGCTGGAAGCGGCGCAGCTCGCGCCGGCCCCGGCGCCGTCCCGGCCCGTGCCGGTCCCCGATCCGCCGGCACCGGCCTCGGACGCCGAGATGGTGCGGCTGCGCGAAGAGCTGGCACAGATGCGGCAGATGATCGAGCGCGAGATGGTCCGCCTGACCGACGAACGCCTGCGCGGCTCGCCGGTACGCGCGCAGACCATGGACCTGATGGACGAGTACGGCTTTGATGCCGGCATCACCCGCGACGTGGTCATGGAGATCCCGGCCGACACCGAGGCCCATCGTGCCCGCGGCCTGATGCTGGGCCTGATCTCCAGGCGCCTGCCGATCTGCCCGATCGATCCGCTCGAGGAAGCCGGCGTGATCGCGCTGGTGGGCCCGACCGGCGCCGGCAAGACCACCACCATCGCCAAGCTGGCCGCGCGGTATGCAGCAAAACACCAGGCGCGCGACGTTGCCCTGGTGACCACCGACACCGTCCGCGTCGGCGGACGCGAGCAGCTCTACAGCTACGGGCGCGAACTGGGCATCGCCGTGCACGAGGCCGACAGCGAGGCCGGGCTGCTGCAGCTGTTGCAGCGGCTCCAGGATTACCGCCTGGTGCTGGTTGATACCGCGGGCCTGAGCCAGCGCGATCGCGCCCTGGCCTCCCAGCTGCACTGGCTGCGCGCGGCCCGGCAGGCACGTACCCTCTTGGTGCTGCCGGCCAACACCCACTTCAGCGATCTGGACGAAGTGGTCCGACGCTTCCAGGTCGCCCGCCCCCAGGGCGTGGTGCTGACGAAGCTCGACGAAACCAGCCGGCTGGGCAGCGCGCTCTCGGTGGTGGCCGACCACGAGCTGCCGCTGACCTGGACCACCGACGGCCAGCGCATCCCCGACGATCTGGCGCGGGCCAACGCCGCGCGCCTGGTGCTGCGCCTTGAAGTTCCGCGCCGCGAGGCCGATAAGCCGTTTGCCCCGGAGTACCAAGATGCCATTGCCTGATCCCGCAACCCCCTTCCCCGCCCCCGGCCCCAGGCCGGTACGCACGCTGGCGCTGACCGGCGGCAAGGGCGGCGTGGGCAAGACCAACATTTCGGTCAACCTGGGCGTGGCCCTGGCCACGCTGGGCAAGCGCACCATGCTGCTGGACGCCGACCTGGGCCTGGCCAACGTGGACGTCCTGCTCGGCCTGTCCCCCAGGCACACGCTTGGGGACCTGGTGGCCGGCCGCTGCCAGCTGGCGGACGTGATCGTCGAGGGGCCGGCGGGCCTCCTGATCGTCCCGGCCGACTCGGGCTACCGGCACATGGCCGAACTGCGCCCGGCCGAACACACCGGCCTGGTCAACGTGTTCAGCGAGTTCGAGCACGACCTGGACATGCTGCTGGTGGATACCGCCGCCGGCATCACCGATTCGGTGCTGACCTTCTGCCAGGCCGCGCAGGATGCGGCGGTGGTGGTGTGCGACGAGCCGGCGTCCATCACCGACGCCTACGCGCTGATCAAGGTGCTCGCCCGCGAGCGCGGCGTGCACCGGGTGCAGATCATCTCCAACATGGTGCGCAGCCCGCGCGAGGGCCGGATGCTCTACGACAAGCTTGCGCGCGTGTGCGAGCGCTTCATCGGCGATGTCTCGCTCAACTACCTGGGTTCGGTGCCGCAGTGCGAATGGCTGCGGCGCGCCGTGCAG harbors:
- the flhF gene encoding flagellar biosynthesis protein FlhF yields the protein MRIRRFVAADMRSALQMVRDAHGPDAVILSNRRTDEGIEIVAASNYDEDFVQRAIEDTRRETVAEAAPPAAAPVAETSRPPAPVSPATPATPAPTAAPAQANAATNGEAPRTELAPSEIWLQSLASPGAAARDADAPPTTARPTASAAPVEPDPAPSALAQAEAGEQCIDGPTFAEILAAGQSEAAELEAAQLAPAPAPSRPVPVPDPPAPASDAEMVRLREELAQMRQMIEREMVRLTDERLRGSPVRAQTMDLMDEYGFDAGITRDVVMEIPADTEAHRARGLMLGLISRRLPICPIDPLEEAGVIALVGPTGAGKTTTIAKLAARYAAKHQARDVALVTTDTVRVGGREQLYSYGRELGIAVHEADSEAGLLQLLQRLQDYRLVLVDTAGLSQRDRALASQLHWLRAARQARTLLVLPANTHFSDLDEVVRRFQVARPQGVVLTKLDETSRLGSALSVVADHELPLTWTTDGQRIPDDLARANAARLVLRLEVPRREADKPFAPEYQDAIA
- a CDS encoding MinD/ParA family protein; its protein translation is MPLPDPATPFPAPGPRPVRTLALTGGKGGVGKTNISVNLGVALATLGKRTMLLDADLGLANVDVLLGLSPRHTLGDLVAGRCQLADVIVEGPAGLLIVPADSGYRHMAELRPAEHTGLVNVFSEFEHDLDMLLVDTAAGITDSVLTFCQAAQDAAVVVCDEPASITDAYALIKVLARERGVHRVQIISNMVRSPREGRMLYDKLARVCERFIGDVSLNYLGSVPQCEWLRRAVQRQQPVVRAFPGSPSAQALVEIARRAARWQPPTAPRGHVEFFVERMIRQGAPA
- the flhA gene encoding flagellar biosynthesis protein FlhA — protein: MSAVAQTSGRQILQAVRSGLGAPLIVLALLAMVVVPLPPLVLDGLFSFNIALSLVILLAVIHVRRPLDFSIFPIVLLMATMLRLALNVASTRVILMRGQDGPGAAGRVIEAFGDFVVGGNFAVGIVAFAILTIINFVVITKGAGRVSEVTARFILDAMPGKQMAIDADLNAGLLSREEAKARRDEVRQEADFYGAMDGASKFVRGDAIAAILIMVVTVIGGLAIGMMQHGMSLSEAGSTYVLLTIGDGLVAQIPGLLISTSVALLITRASRSQDMGNAVADQVFGHHKALTIAATILLIVGLVPGMPSFAFLSLAAITGYAAWKIRERQQAAETSDKADAALPAPGEGPTAELGWDDLDPVDPLGLEVGYRLIPLVDSAQGGELMGRIKAVRRKLTQSIGFLIPPVHIRDNLELAPNAYTVQVHGVPVARAEVHPDRLLALDPGGVIEPLQGIPGKDPAFGLDAIWILPTQRVQAESAGYTVVDPATVIATHISHLLREQAPELLGHEEVQQLLSTLARSAPKLVEELTPKALPLAVVARVLQNLLVERVPIRQLRRIAEALVEHAAHTQDPAHLTAAVRTALGRFIVQEIAGPAPELPIYTLAPELERVLQDSAQGGSAALEPGLAERLQQSLADCANQQEARNEPAVVLVPAQVRAPLARLVRHSVPNLSVLAYTEVPEDKRLKLLGTIN